TCGTGCAGCGGCAGGCCCAGCTCGGCGAGCACCGCACGCTGCTCGTGCTCCAGCGTGTACCGCTCGGCGTACTCCTCGGCCTGCGTGAGCAACGGATCCACCAGCCGCTCCGCGCGCCCGCCGCGCCTCGCCCCGCCGAGCCCGGCGGACGACAGTGACCGCGCAACCGTGGAACGCGGGACCGTCCGGACGAGTTCCAGGTCGGCCGCGTCCAACACCTCCGGCCGCACCATGTTCACGATGATCCGCCCCACCGGCAGCCGCGCAGACCGCAGCTCGGCGATGCCGTCCACCGTTTCCTGGACGGGCATCTCCTCCAGCAGCGTCACCAGATGCACGGCCGTCTCCGGCGACTTGAGCACCCGCATGACGGCCTGGGCCTGATTGTGTATCGGGCCGATCTTGGCGAGGCCGGCGACCTCGTCGTTGACGTTCAGGAAGCGCGTGATGCGCCCGGTGGGCGGGGCGTCCATGACGACGTAGTCGTACGCGAACCGCCCGCTGCGCTCCTTGCGGCGCACCGCCTCGCACGCCTTGCCGGTGAGGAGGACATCCCTCAGCCCGGGCGCGATGGTAGTGGCGAAGTCGATCGCGCCGAGCTTCTTCAGAGCCCGTCCGGCGCCGCCCAGCTTGTAGAACATCTGGAGGTAGTCCAGAAGGGCCAGTTCGGGGTCGATGGCAAGCGCGTACACCTCCCCGCCCCCGGGAGCGACGGCGATCTTCCGTTCCTCATAAGGCAGCGCCTCCGTTTCGAAGAGCTGTGCGATGCCCTGGCGGCCCTCGACCTCGACGAGAAGCGTCCGCTTCCCCTCCGTGGCCAGGGCCAGCGCTAGGGCCGCGGCCACCGTGGTCTTGCCGGTACCGCCCTTGCCGCTGACGACCTGGAGCCTGCTCACGTATTCGAGCCTAACCAGTCCGTGCCCGGACTACGCGGGAGGCTGTGGACAACCGTCACCGTGGAGGGCTGACGACCAGGGGCGTGGTCGGCCGCATGACCCCTTTCCGGCAGCGGCTAGAGTCGGCCGCATGACCAAGTGGGAATACGCAACCGTGCCGCTGCTCGTCCACGCCACGAAGCAGATTCTGGACACCTGGGGCGAGGACGGCTGGGAGCTCGTCCAGGTCGTGCCCGGGCCGAACAACCCCGAGCAGCTCGTGGCCTACCTGAAGCGGGAGAAGCAGTGATGAGCGCCGTCGAGGCGAAGCTGGCCGAGCTCGGCCTGACCCTGCCCGACGTGGTCCCGCCGCTCGCCGCGTACCAGCCGGCCGTGCAGTCCGGGCCGTACGTGTACACCGCTGGGCAGCTGCCGATGGTGGAGGGCAAGCTTCCGGTCACCGGCAAGGTCGGTGCGGAGGTCACCCCGGAGGAGGCCAAGGAGCTGGCGCGCACGTGCGCGCTGAACGCCCTGGCCGCGGTCAAGTCCGTCGCCGGTGACCTGGACCGCATCGCGCGCGTGGTGAAGGTCGTGGGCTTCGTGGCCTCGGCCTCGGACTTCACGGGCCAGCCCGCGGTGCTGAACGGTGCCAGCGAGCTGCTCGGCGAGGTCCTCGGCGACAAGGGCGTGCACGCGCGCAGCGCGGTGGGCGTGGCAGTGCTGCCGCTGGACGCACCGGTGGAGGTCGAGATCCAGGTGGAGCTCGCCCGGGAGGTGTCCGCCTAGCACCCTTTCGGTGGCCCTAGCTGCGGAATCCGCCCCCAGCGCCACTCGAACATCCGCCCGTCACGGGATAGCCTCGCGCCCATGGCGAACGGTCAGTGGTACCCCCCGGAGTGGCTGGACCGCATCCGCGCACTCGCGGCCGGCACCCTCACCCCGGTCACCCCGAAGCGCGCGGCCACCGTCATGCTCCTGAAGGACACCGGCACCGGCCCCGCCGTCCACATGCTGCGCAGACGCGCCTCCATGGCCTTCGCCGGAGGCGCGTACGCGTATCCGGGCGGCGGCGTCGACCCCCGGGACGACGACCACCAGGTCCGCTGGGCGGGCCCCACGCGCGCGTGGTGGGCGGAACGGCTGGGCGTCGACGAGAGGGCGGCCCAGGCGATCGTCTGCGCGGCCGTGCGGGAGACGTACGAGGAGGCGGGCGTGCTGCTCGCCGGCCCGACGCCCGAATCGGTCGTCGGTGACACCACCGGCGCCGGCTGGGAGGCCGACCGTGCCGCCCTGGTCGCCCGGGACCTGTCCTTCGCGGAGTTCCTGGACCGCCGCGGCCTGGTTCTGCGCTCCGACCTGCTCGGCGCCTGGACCCGCTGGATCACCCCGGAGTTCGAGGCCCGCCGCTACGACACCTGGTTCTTCGTGGCCGCCCTTCCCGAGGGGCAGCGCACCCGTAACGCCTCCACGGAGGCGGACCGTACGGTGTGGATCGCCCCGGGCGAGGCGGCGGCCGAGTACGACAAGGGCGAGCTGCTGATGATGCCGCCGACCATCGCGACCCTGCGCCAGCTCACGGCGTACGAGACGGCAGCGCAGGCGCTCGCGGCCGCCCCGGGGCGGGATCTCACGCCCGTCCTGGCCACCGCCCGCCTGGTGGACGGCGAGATCGTGCTCTCCTGGCCGGGCCACGACGAGTTCACCAAACACATCCCGACCGCCCCGACCGGTGGAGCCACCGCATGACGGACGCAGCAGCCCTTCCCGGCCAGCCTCGTGGCGGGGTCCTCTCCGGGCCCGCCACCGCGCGGGCCGTCAACGTCCTGGCCCCCAACCCGTCGGCGATGACCCTGGACGGCACGAACACCTGGATCCTCTCCGAGCCGGACTCGGACCTGGCCGTGGTGGTCGACCCGGGTCCGCTCGACGAGGGACACCTGCGCCATGTCGTCGCCACGGCCGAGCGGGCCGGCAAGCGCGTCGCCCTGACCCTGCTGACCCACGGTCACCCCGACCACGCGGCGGGCGCCGCCCGGTTCGCCGAACTGACCGGCACGCGCGTGCGTGCGCTCGATCCGGCACTGCGGCTGGGCGACGAGGGCCTGGCCGCCGGAGACGTGATCACCACCGGCGGCCTGGAACTGAGGGTCGTGCCCACCCCCGGTCACACCGCCGACTCGCTCTCCTTCCATCTCCCCGCCGACGGGGCGATCCTGACCGGCGACACGATCCTGGGCCGCGGTACGACGGTCGTGGCCCACCCGGACGGCCGGCTCGGCGACTACCTGGACTCTCTGCGGCGCCTCAGGTCCCTCACGGTCGACGACGGGGTCCACACGGTGCTGCCGGGCCACGGACCGGTCCTGGAGGACGCCCAGGGCGTCGTCGAGTACTACCTCGCCCACCGCGCTCACCGCCTCGCCCAGGTGGAAACGGCCGTCGAGGACGGCTACCGCACCCCCGGACAGGTCGTCGCCCACGTCTACGCCGACGTCGACCGCTCCCTGTGGCCGGCGGCGGAACTGTCGGTGCGGGCGCAGTTGGACTACCTGGAGGAGCACGGGCTCATCTAGGGCCCCTCACGGACGCGGCGCTTTGACGCCGTGCACGCGCGCGTACTCGCCGGCGAGCCATGGCCCCAGGTCGTCGGCGTACGACGCCAGGACGGCGGGGTCACCCGTCGGCTCACGGCCCAGGACGGCCGCGGCCCGCACCTGTCCGGCCCGCTCGGGGTAATACCCGGCGAACGCCTCGGCCATCTCCCGCAGATCGCTGGTCCAGCCGTTCCAGCGGGGCATGATCAGGGTGAAGGCCGTACGCACGAGGTGCCGGGACATGAAGCGGACAAGGGGACGGCGGGCCTCGTCGGTGTCGTCGGCCTCGGCGATCCGCCGGCGCCAGCGCGGGAGAAGCAGGGCCAGGTCGCCGTTGGTCTCCCGGGCCAGGAGCGTGTCGGGGCGGTAGCGCGGCAGGTGCGCGGCGAGGTCCTCGCCCAGCAGCGGTGTGCACAGACAGGCGACGAACCAGCCCAGGTCGTGCCGCTCCAGGTCGCTCAGCAGCCGCGCCCGGCTGAACAGCAGCGTCCCGTGTCCGTCGAGCTGCTCGAACTCCTCGTCCAGAGCCGCGCCGAGGGCACGGGCCTCGTGCCGGTCCGCGCCGGTCGGCTCCTCACGCAGGGCGAGCAGCAGGTCGAGATCGCTGCGCCCCACGCGCGCGGTGCCGCGCGGGATCGACCCGTAGAGGTACGCGCTGTGCAGCCGCGCCCCGAACACGTCCGCCAGCCGTTCCCCGGCCGCGGCGACCACCGGACGGAAGGCGTCGGGCACGCGCGCGAGGGAGCCCTCCCGGGCGAGGAAGCCGTGGGCGTCGAGTCCGGGGCGGTGAACGGTTTTGGCCATGAGGCCACTGTGCCGTGACGGGGGATGCCGGGGCGGCTCGTTTCTCGTGCGCGTACGACGTCGGGCCCCGCCCCGTGAGGGGACAGGGCCCGAGAACGTACGGCCAGGGGTGCGTGCGCGTCAGCGCGAGCGCTTGGCGAGGCGTTCCACGTCCAGGAGGATCACCGCGCGGGCCTCCAGGCGCAGCCAGCCGCGCTGGGCGAAGTCCGCCAGCGCCTTGTTGACCGTCTCGCGGGACGCGCCGACCAGCTGGGCCAGCTCCTCCTGCGTGAGGTCGTGGACGACGTGGATGCCCTCCTCGGACTGCACGCCGAACCGGCGGGACAGGTCCAGCAGGGCGCGGGCGACGCGGCCCGGGACGTCCGAGAAGACGAGGTCGGACATCGCGTCGTTGGTCTTGCGCAGCCGGCGCGCGACGGCGCGCAGGAGCGCCGTGGCCACCTCGGGGCGGGCGTTCAGCCAGGGCTGGAGGTCGCCGTGGCCGAGGCCGAGCAGCTTGACCTCGGTCAGCGCCGTGGCGGTCGCGGTGCGCGGGCCCGGGTCGAACAGCGACAGCTCACCGATGAGCTCGCCGGGGCCGACCACGGCCAGCATGTTCTCGCGGCCGTCGGGGGACGTGCGGTGGAGCTTGACCTTGCCCTCCGTGACCACGTACAGGCGGTCGCCGGGGTCACCCTCGTGGAACAGCGAGTCGCCGCGCGCGAGGGTCACCTCACTCATGGAGGCGCGGAGCTCCGCGGCCTGCTCGTCGTCGAGCGCCGCGAAGAGCGGATTGCGCCGCAGAACGTCGTCCACGAGTTCTCTCCTTGTCGACCTGCTCAGGGGCGTTTGCCCCCGCGTACCAAGGCACCGTGGTGCCCATTTTGCCGGACGGTCCAAACAGTGTGATCTGTCACAAGGATGCCGCACACGTGTCCCGGGGTACGCGGCAGGGGTCCAATTGGGCGCCGATCTTCGGGGTCCGGGGCGGATGTCGGTGCCGGGCCTTAGGCTGGCCGGGTGTCCAAATCGCCGGTGAGAGCACAGGCCGAGGGGGCTGCGCGGGTGGTTGTACGTCGCGATTCCGCCGTGGGCGAACAGAGCCCCGATGGCGGTAGCAAAACGGCGAAAGCGACAGGGGAGGCGGCGCCGTCCGGAAAGTCGGCGCCGGCGAAGAAGACGCTTGCCAACAGGGCCGGGGCCGCGAGTGAGCAGGCATCTGCGATGCAGGCCGCGGCTGTGAAGAAAGCCGCGTCCGCGAAGAAAGCTGCCTCTGTGAAGAAGACTGCTTCCACGAAGAAGACCGCTTCCGCGAAGAAGGCCGTGCCTGCGAAGAAGGCAGCGCCCGCGAAAAAGGCTCCCGCCGCCAAGAAGATCACCGTCGCCCCCAAGAAGGCCACGGCCCGCATCAAGGGCGCCGCCCCGGCCAAGACCGTCGTCCACCCCCCGAGTGGCGAGTCCCGCACCGCCCTGGTCCGCCGGGCCCGCCGTATCAACCGCGAGCTCGCCGAGGTCTACCCGTACGCCCATCCCGAGCTGGACTTCACCAACCCCTTCCAGCTCGTGGTCGCGACGGTCCTGTCCGCCCAGACGACCGACCTGCGCGTCAACCAGACGACCCCCGCCCTCTTCGCCAAGTACCCCACTCCCGAGGACCTGGCCGCCGCCAACCCGGAGGAGGTGGAGGAGATCCTCCGCCCGTGCGGCTTCTTCCGGGCCAAGACCAAGTCGGTCATAGGGCTGTCCAGGGCCCTCGTGGCGGACTTCGGCGGCGAGGTCCCCGGCCGGCTGGAGGACCTGGTCAAGCTGCCCGGCGTGGGCCGCAAGACGGCGTTCGTCGTGCTCGGGAACGCCTTCGGCCGGCCCGGCATCACCGTGGACACGCACTTCCAGCGCCTGGTGCGCCGCTGGCAGTGGACCGCCGAGACCGACCCGGACAAGATCGAGGCCGCGGTCGGCGCGCTCTTCCCGAAGAGCGACTGGACGGACCTCTCGCACCACGTGATCTGGCACGGCCGCCGTATCTGCCACGCCCGCAAGCCCGCCTGCGGCGCCTGCCCCATCGCCCCGCTCTGCCCGGCGTACGGCGAGGGCGAGACCGACCCGGAGAAGGCGAAGAAGCTGCTCAAGTACGAGAAAGGCGGCTTCCCTGGCCAGCGTCTGAACCCCCCGCAGGCCTACCTGGACGCGGGTGGCGAACCGGCGCCGCCGCTGAGGGCCGGATGAGCTGCCCCACGAGCCCCTCGATCAGGGGATCGCGGCCGTTCGCGGAACGATCTCAGGGCCACCGTGCGTTGGAAGCGGCAGGACGACAGGGGTGGCGATGACACGGGCGAGCGACACACAGGGCGGGCCGGTGACAGTGAGCAAGGAGGGCCTGCCCGGCTGGCTGGACCCGGTGGTGCGCGCCGTGGAGACGGTCCGGCCCCGGCAGCTGAGCCGCTTCCTGCCGCCGGAGGACGGCGCCGGGCGGCAGTCCGCCGTGCTGATCCTCTTCGGTGAGGGCGAGCGCGGACCGGAGCTGCTGCTCATGGAGCGCGCGCACTCCCTACGCTCACACGCCGGCCAGCCCTCCTTCCCGGGCGGCGCCCTCGACCCCGAGGACGGCGACCCGCGGGGCGACGGCCCGCTGCGGGCTGCCCTGCGCGAGGCGGAGGAGGAGACCGGCCTCGACCCCTCCGGCGTCCAGCTCTTCGGCGTCCTGCCCCGGCTGTACATCCCGGTCAGCGGCTTCGTCGTCACCTCGGTGCTGGGCTGGTGGCGTGAGCCCAGCCCGGTCGGGGTCGTCGATCCGAACGAAACCGCCAGGGTCTTCACTGTCCCCGTGGCGGATCTCACGGATCCCGCGAACCGCGCCACCGCCGTCCACCCCAGCGGCCACCAAGGTCCGGCATTTCTGGTCGAATCGGCACTTGTCTGGGGTTTCACGGCCGGAATCATCGACCGGCTGCTGCACTACTCGGGCTGGGAGCGGCCCTGGGACCGCGAGAAGCAGGTCCCGCTCGACTGGCGCGCATGACAGGGTGGCCTCCGTGAACGTGCTGGACATCTTGTTGCTGGTCGCCGCCGTGTGGTTCGCGGTCGTGGGGTACCGCCAGGGGTTCGTCGTCGGCATCCTGTCGGTGATCGGTTTCCTGGGAGGCGGTCTCGTCGCGGTCTACGCGCTGCCCGTCATCTGGGACGCGATCACGGACAACGCCGAGGTGAACACGACAGCGGCCGTCGTCGCGGTCGTCGTCGTCATCGTCTGCGCCTCCGTCGGCCAGGCCCTCACCACCCACCTCGGCAACAAGCTGCGCCGGCACATCACCTGGTCCCCCGCCAGGGCCCTGGACGCCACCGGCGGTGCCCTGGTCAACGTCGTGGCGATGCTCCTGGTCGCCTGGCTGATCGGCTCGGCCCTCGCGGGCACCACCCTGCCGACGCTCGGCAAGGAGGTCCGCAACTCCAAGGTGCTGCTCGGCGTCTCCCAGGCGCTGCCGGACCAGGCCGCCACCTGGTTCGCCGACTTCTCCTCGGTCCTCGCGCAGAACGGCTTCCCGCAGGTGTTCAGCCCGTTCGCGAACGAGCCGATCACCGACGTCCAGCCGCCGGACCCGGCCCTGGCCAACAGCCCGGTGGCGACCCGCGCCCAGCGCTCCATCGTCAAGGTCATGGGCACGGCCCCGAGCTGCGGCAAGGTCCTGGAGGGCACCGGCTTCGTCTTCTCCGACCGCCGTGTCATGACCAACGCGCACGTGGTGGGCGGCGTCGACGAGCCGACCGTGCAGATAGGCGGCGAGGGCAAGAAGTACGACGCCACGGTCGTGCTCTACGACTGGCGGCGCGACATCGCCGTA
This region of Streptomyces caelestis genomic DNA includes:
- a CDS encoding ArsA family ATPase, which gives rise to MSRLQVVSGKGGTGKTTVAAALALALATEGKRTLLVEVEGRQGIAQLFETEALPYEERKIAVAPGGGEVYALAIDPELALLDYLQMFYKLGGAGRALKKLGAIDFATTIAPGLRDVLLTGKACEAVRRKERSGRFAYDYVVMDAPPTGRITRFLNVNDEVAGLAKIGPIHNQAQAVMRVLKSPETAVHLVTLLEEMPVQETVDGIAELRSARLPVGRIIVNMVRPEVLDAADLELVRTVPRSTVARSLSSAGLGGARRGGRAERLVDPLLTQAEEYAERYTLEHEQRAVLAELGLPLHELPLFTEGVDLAGLYELARELREQGVS
- a CDS encoding DUF4177 domain-containing protein gives rise to the protein MTKWEYATVPLLVHATKQILDTWGEDGWELVQVVPGPNNPEQLVAYLKREKQ
- a CDS encoding RidA family protein; protein product: MSAVEAKLAELGLTLPDVVPPLAAYQPAVQSGPYVYTAGQLPMVEGKLPVTGKVGAEVTPEEAKELARTCALNALAAVKSVAGDLDRIARVVKVVGFVASASDFTGQPAVLNGASELLGEVLGDKGVHARSAVGVAVLPLDAPVEVEIQVELAREVSA
- a CDS encoding NUDIX hydrolase: MANGQWYPPEWLDRIRALAAGTLTPVTPKRAATVMLLKDTGTGPAVHMLRRRASMAFAGGAYAYPGGGVDPRDDDHQVRWAGPTRAWWAERLGVDERAAQAIVCAAVRETYEEAGVLLAGPTPESVVGDTTGAGWEADRAALVARDLSFAEFLDRRGLVLRSDLLGAWTRWITPEFEARRYDTWFFVAALPEGQRTRNASTEADRTVWIAPGEAAAEYDKGELLMMPPTIATLRQLTAYETAAQALAAAPGRDLTPVLATARLVDGEIVLSWPGHDEFTKHIPTAPTGGATA
- a CDS encoding MBL fold metallo-hydrolase produces the protein MTDAAALPGQPRGGVLSGPATARAVNVLAPNPSAMTLDGTNTWILSEPDSDLAVVVDPGPLDEGHLRHVVATAERAGKRVALTLLTHGHPDHAAGAARFAELTGTRVRALDPALRLGDEGLAAGDVITTGGLELRVVPTPGHTADSLSFHLPADGAILTGDTILGRGTTVVAHPDGRLGDYLDSLRRLRSLTVDDGVHTVLPGHGPVLEDAQGVVEYYLAHRAHRLAQVETAVEDGYRTPGQVVAHVYADVDRSLWPAAELSVRAQLDYLEEHGLI
- a CDS encoding nucleotidyltransferase domain-containing protein — protein: MAKTVHRPGLDAHGFLAREGSLARVPDAFRPVVAAAGERLADVFGARLHSAYLYGSIPRGTARVGRSDLDLLLALREEPTGADRHEARALGAALDEEFEQLDGHGTLLFSRARLLSDLERHDLGWFVACLCTPLLGEDLAAHLPRYRPDTLLARETNGDLALLLPRWRRRIAEADDTDEARRPLVRFMSRHLVRTAFTLIMPRWNGWTSDLREMAEAFAGYYPERAGQVRAAAVLGREPTGDPAVLASYADDLGPWLAGEYARVHGVKAPRP
- a CDS encoding Crp/Fnr family transcriptional regulator encodes the protein MDDVLRRNPLFAALDDEQAAELRASMSEVTLARGDSLFHEGDPGDRLYVVTEGKVKLHRTSPDGRENMLAVVGPGELIGELSLFDPGPRTATATALTEVKLLGLGHGDLQPWLNARPEVATALLRAVARRLRKTNDAMSDLVFSDVPGRVARALLDLSRRFGVQSEEGIHVVHDLTQEELAQLVGASRETVNKALADFAQRGWLRLEARAVILLDVERLAKRSR
- the nth gene encoding endonuclease III, translated to MQAAAVKKAASAKKAASVKKTASTKKTASAKKAVPAKKAAPAKKAPAAKKITVAPKKATARIKGAAPAKTVVHPPSGESRTALVRRARRINRELAEVYPYAHPELDFTNPFQLVVATVLSAQTTDLRVNQTTPALFAKYPTPEDLAAANPEEVEEILRPCGFFRAKTKSVIGLSRALVADFGGEVPGRLEDLVKLPGVGRKTAFVVLGNAFGRPGITVDTHFQRLVRRWQWTAETDPDKIEAAVGALFPKSDWTDLSHHVIWHGRRICHARKPACGACPIAPLCPAYGEGETDPEKAKKLLKYEKGGFPGQRLNPPQAYLDAGGEPAPPLRAG
- a CDS encoding NUDIX hydrolase, producing the protein MTRASDTQGGPVTVSKEGLPGWLDPVVRAVETVRPRQLSRFLPPEDGAGRQSAVLILFGEGERGPELLLMERAHSLRSHAGQPSFPGGALDPEDGDPRGDGPLRAALREAEEETGLDPSGVQLFGVLPRLYIPVSGFVVTSVLGWWREPSPVGVVDPNETARVFTVPVADLTDPANRATAVHPSGHQGPAFLVESALVWGFTAGIIDRLLHYSGWERPWDREKQVPLDWRA
- a CDS encoding MarP family serine protease, which gives rise to MNVLDILLLVAAVWFAVVGYRQGFVVGILSVIGFLGGGLVAVYALPVIWDAITDNAEVNTTAAVVAVVVVIVCASVGQALTTHLGNKLRRHITWSPARALDATGGALVNVVAMLLVAWLIGSALAGTTLPTLGKEVRNSKVLLGVSQALPDQAATWFADFSSVLAQNGFPQVFSPFANEPITDVQPPDPALANSPVATRAQRSIVKVMGTAPSCGKVLEGTGFVFSDRRVMTNAHVVGGVDEPTVQIGGEGKKYDATVVLYDWRRDIAVLDVPDLKAPALRFTTDDAGSGDGAIVAGFPENGAYDVRAARVRGRITANGPDIYHRGTVRRDVYSLYATVRQGNSGGPLLTPDGRVNGVVFAKSLDDAETGYALTVDEIQEDITKGRTANRQVGSDSCAL